The following are encoded in a window of Citrobacter freundii genomic DNA:
- the nadA gene encoding quinolinate synthase NadA, which translates to MSVMFDPEAAIYPFPPKPLPLSEDEKQFYREKIKRLLKERDAVMVAHYYTDPEIQQLAEETGGCISDSLEMARFGSKHSASTLLVAGVRFMGETAKILSPEKTILMPTLQAECSLDLGCPIDAFSAFCDAHPDRTVVVYANTSAAVKARADWVVTSSIAVELIEHLDSLGEKIIWAPDKHLGNYVQKQTGADVLCWQGACIVHDEFKTQALTRMKGLYPDAAVLVHPESPQAIVDMADAVGSTSQLINAAKTLPHKQLIVATDRGIFYKMQQAVPDKELLEAPTAGEGATCRSCAHCPWMAMNGLKAIAEGLEQGGAAHEIQVDDALREGALLPLNRMLEFAATLRA; encoded by the coding sequence ATGAGCGTGATGTTTGACCCTGAAGCCGCAATTTATCCGTTTCCGCCTAAGCCGCTGCCGCTGAGCGAAGATGAAAAACAATTTTATCGCGAGAAAATCAAACGCCTGCTAAAAGAGCGCGATGCTGTAATGGTGGCGCACTATTATACAGACCCAGAGATCCAACAGCTGGCTGAGGAAACCGGTGGATGCATTTCTGACTCGCTGGAGATGGCGCGGTTTGGATCAAAGCATTCGGCCTCTACGCTGCTGGTGGCTGGGGTCCGATTTATGGGCGAAACGGCTAAAATCCTCAGCCCGGAAAAGACCATTCTGATGCCAACGCTGCAGGCGGAATGTTCCTTAGACCTGGGCTGTCCAATCGACGCATTCAGTGCATTTTGCGATGCGCATCCGGACCGCACCGTCGTGGTGTATGCCAACACGTCGGCGGCAGTGAAAGCGCGTGCGGACTGGGTGGTGACATCCAGCATTGCGGTTGAACTTATTGAGCACCTGGATAGTTTAGGTGAAAAAATCATCTGGGCTCCGGACAAGCATCTGGGCAACTACGTGCAAAAACAGACCGGAGCTGATGTTCTTTGTTGGCAAGGGGCCTGTATCGTCCATGATGAATTCAAAACACAGGCATTAACGCGCATGAAAGGGTTATATCCCGACGCAGCCGTGCTGGTACATCCTGAATCGCCTCAAGCAATAGTCGATATGGCCGATGCCGTGGGGTCGACGAGTCAGCTCATCAACGCGGCAAAAACGTTACCGCATAAGCAGCTTATCGTGGCGACTGACCGGGGTATTTTTTACAAAATGCAGCAGGCTGTGCCGGACAAAGAGTTGCTTGAAGCCCCGACGGCCGGCGAGGGGGCAACCTGTCGCAGCTGTGCGCATTGCCCGTGGATGGCGATGAACGGCCTCAAAGCGATTGCAGAGGGCCTTGAGCAAGGTGGGGCAGCCCATGAGATACAGGTTGATGACGCGCTGCGAGAAGGGGCACTATTGCCGTTAAACCGCATGCTGGAATTTGCGGCTACACTACGAGCTTAA
- the cpoB gene encoding cell division protein CpoB codes for MSSNFRHHLLSLSLLVGIAAPWAAFAQAPISSVGSGSVEDRVTQLERISNAHSQLLTQLQQQLSDNQSDIDSLRGQIQESQYQLNQVVERQKQILTQMDSLSSGGTPAAQPAAGDQSGAAAPASGAGAAATSGVPASSGDANTDYNAAIALVQDKSRQDDAIEAFQNFIKNYPDSTYLPNANYWLGQLNYNKGKKDDAAFYFASVVKNFPKSPKAADAMYKVGVIMQDKGDKEKAKAVYQQVITKYPGTDGAKQAQKRLGAM; via the coding sequence ATGAGCAGTAACTTCAGACATCACCTGTTGAGTCTGTCGTTACTGGTTGGCATAGCGGCCCCTTGGGCCGCTTTTGCACAGGCGCCAATCAGTAGTGTCGGCTCAGGCTCGGTCGAAGACCGTGTCACTCAACTCGAGCGTATTTCTAACGCTCACAGTCAGCTTTTAACCCAACTCCAGCAACAACTCTCCGATAACCAGTCCGATATTGATTCCCTGCGTGGTCAAATTCAGGAAAGTCAGTATCAACTGAATCAGGTTGTTGAGCGCCAGAAGCAGATTTTGACGCAGATGGACAGTCTTAGCAGCGGTGGTACGCCAGCGGCGCAGCCAGCAGCGGGCGACCAGAGCGGGGCTGCGGCCCCTGCGTCGGGTGCAGGCGCAGCAGCGACGTCAGGCGTTCCAGCAAGCTCTGGCGATGCGAATACCGATTACAATGCGGCAATTGCGCTGGTGCAGGATAAATCCCGCCAGGATGACGCGATTGAAGCATTTCAGAACTTCATCAAAAATTACCCTGATTCCACCTACCTGCCGAACGCGAATTACTGGCTGGGACAGTTGAATTACAACAAGGGTAAAAAAGATGATGCGGCGTTCTATTTTGCATCGGTAGTTAAAAACTTCCCGAAATCACCGAAGGCTGCAGACGCGATGTACAAAGTTGGCGTCATCATGCAGGACAAAGGTGATAAAGAAAAAGCCAAAGCGGTTTATCAACAGGTTATCACTAAATACCCTGGTACTGATGGCGCGAAACAAGCGCAAAAACGCCTCGGCGCGATGTAA
- the pal gene encoding peptidoglycan-associated lipoprotein Pal translates to MQLNKVLKGLMIALPVMAIAACSSNKNASNDGSEGMLGAGTGMDANGSGNMSSEEQARLQMQQLQQNNIVYFDLDKYDIRSDFAAMLDAHANFLRSNPSYKVTVEGHADERGTPEYNISLGERRANAVKMYLQGKGVSADQISIVSYGKEKPAVLGHDEAAYSKNRRAVLVY, encoded by the coding sequence ATGCAACTGAACAAAGTGCTGAAAGGGCTGATGATTGCTCTGCCTGTTATGGCTATTGCGGCATGTTCTTCTAACAAGAACGCCAGCAATGACGGCAGCGAAGGCATGCTGGGTGCCGGCACTGGTATGGATGCAAACGGCAGCGGCAACATGTCCTCCGAAGAGCAAGCGCGTCTGCAGATGCAACAGCTGCAGCAGAACAACATCGTTTACTTTGATCTGGACAAGTACGATATCCGTTCTGACTTCGCTGCAATGCTGGATGCGCACGCTAACTTCCTGCGTAGCAACCCGTCTTACAAAGTCACCGTAGAAGGTCATGCGGACGAACGTGGTACTCCTGAGTACAACATTTCCCTGGGTGAGCGTCGTGCGAACGCCGTTAAGATGTACCTGCAGGGTAAAGGCGTTTCTGCTGACCAGATCTCCATCGTTTCTTACGGTAAAGAAAAACCTGCAGTACTGGGTCATGACGAAGCGGCTTACTCCAAAAACCGTCGTGCCGTACTGGTTTACTAA